A genomic window from Salvia miltiorrhiza cultivar Shanhuang (shh) chromosome 5, IMPLAD_Smil_shh, whole genome shotgun sequence includes:
- the LOC130985715 gene encoding exo-alpha-bergamotene synthase-like yields the protein MEEVRRSANLGASIWDDDYIQSLASLYTGEKYVAEAEKLKNLVKIMIDETEDELDQLELIDSLQRLGLCNHFEDRIAKKLDSIYEAEKCMEEDLHVTALKFRLLRQHGYHVPQEVFCSFMDDVGNFKASLCEDVRGVVSLYEASYLSMEGESILDLAKDFSLNHLTRRIDEITEPRLAEQVRHALEVPLHWRVQRLEARWYIKAYESRSSANPILVELAKLDFNMVQATYQQELKRMSRWYKETGLTEKLGFARHRLAECFLWAMGFVPEPQLGYSREILIKIAVFITIIDDIYDVYGTLEELQLFTNTIERWDINSLDNLPEYMRICFLALFNSANELAYHILRDQGFNVISNLRKLWAELCRAYYLEAKWFHSGYVPTTDEYLNTAWISISGPLLLFYGYFSTNPINKKELQSLEQYPGIIRWPSTVLRLADDLGTSSEEMKRGDVPKSVQCYMTETGCSEEDARKHIKHLIETALKRMNKEILMEKPLKNFGHIAMNLGRISLCMYQHGDGFGLPHSETKRNLVSLLVQPYALN from the exons ATGGAGGAGGTGAGGAGGTCAGCAAACCTTGGAGCCAGTATCTGGGATGACGATTACATTCAGTCTCTCGCAAGTTTATACACG GGGGAAAAGTACGTAGCTGAAGCTGAGAAACTGAAAAATCTGGTGAAAATAATGATAGACGAAACCGAAGACGAGCTGGACCAACTTGAGCTTATCGACAGTCTGCAGAGGCTGGGTTTATGTAACCACTTCGAGGATCGAATAGCTAAGAAGTTAGACAGCATTTATGAGGCGGAAAAATGCATGGAAGAAGACTTGCACGTCACAGCTCTCAAATTCAGACTTCTCAGACAACATGGATACCATGTTCCTCAAG AGGTGTTTTGTAGTTTCATGGACGATGTAGGAAATTTCAAAGCCTCGCTTTGTGAAGACGTGAGAGGAGTGGTATCTCTATATGAAGCTTCGTATTTATCCATGGAAGGGGAAAGCATACTGGATTTGGCCAAAGATTTCTCACTGAATCATCTTACTCGAAGAATCGACGAAATTACAGAGCCACGTCTAGCGGAGCAAGTGAGGCATGCTTTGGAGGTTCCTCTACACTGGAGAGTGCAGAGGCTGGAAGCCAGGTGGTACATCAAAGCTTACGAGAGTAGATCTTCAGCCAACCCTATCCTGGTTGAGCTGGCTAAGTTGGATTTTAACATGGTACAGGCAACATACCAGCAAGAGCTCAAGCGCATGTCAAG ATGGTACAAAGAGACTGGTCTCACCGAGAAGTTGGGGTTCGCCAGGCACCGACTGGCGGAGTGTTTCTTGTGGGCTATGGGATTCGTTCCGGAGCCTCAACTTGGATATTCCAGGGAGATTTTGATCAAAATTGCAGTGTTCATCACCATAATAGATGACATATACGACGTATATGGAACCTTGGAAGAACTCCAATTGTTCACCAACACAATCGAGAG GTGGGATATTAATTCGCTGGACAACCTTCCAGAATATATGCGGATTTGTTTCTTAGCTCTCTTCAATTCCGCGAATGAATTGGCTTATCATATTCTCAGGGACCAAGGTTTCAACGTTATCTCAAATCTGAGGAAACTG TGGGCGGAACTGTGTAGAGCTTACTACTTAGAAGCGAAATGGTTTCACAGCGGATACGTCCCTACCACAGATGAGTACCTAAATACAGCATGGATATCCATTTCGGGTCCTCTACTTCTGTTTTATGGCTACTTCTCCACAAATCCTATAAACAAAAAGGAACTGCAGAGCCTAGAACAATATCCTGGTATCATTCGCTGGCCATCCACGGTTCTTCGTTTGGCAGACGACTTGGGAACTTCATCC GAGGAAATGAAACGAGGGGATGTTCCGAAATCAGTTCAGTGCTACATGACTGAAACAGGATGCTCTGAGGAGGATGCTCGCAAGCACATAAAGCATTTGATCGAGACGGCACTGAAGCGCATGAACAAAGAGATACTAATGGAGAAGCCCTTGAAGAATTTCGGCCACATTGCTATGAATCTTGGACGAATCTCACTCTGCATGTATCAACACGGAGATGGCTTCGGCCTTCCCCATTCCGAAACCAAGAGAAATTTGGTCTCGCTCCTCGTTCAACCCTATGCCTTGAATTAA